Genomic DNA from Gimesia aquarii:
TTGGCGCTGGAATCGCGCTCCTGGGAATCGTACAACAAATGGAAACCGGTCATGCTGCTGGCCTGGAATCATTCATTTATGGGAAGACCGCCTCGATGGTCGCCAGCGATGCCTGGCTTATCGGGAGTGCTGGTATGACTTGTATGCTGATTTCCATTCTGTTGTTTAAAGAATTGACACTCCTTTGTTTTGATGAAGGTTTTGCCGACTCACGTGGCTTCCCCGTCGTTTTTCTGGACATGATGCTGATGGGGCTGGTGGTTGTGGTTACCATCATTGGACTGCAAGCGGTGGGATTGATTCTGATGATTTCTCTATTGGTCATTCCTCCTGCTGCAGCACGTTTCTGGACCGAAAAAATGGTCAACATGACAATCGTGGCCATCGTGCTCGGAGCCCTTAGTAGTATGATCGGCTCAGCCATGAGTGCCATCTTTCCCAATCTTCCCTCGGGTGCAATGATTGTGCTGGTCTCGACGGCGATGTTCTTGTTCAGCATGGTCTTTGGTGTTCCACGCGGCATCTTGATCCGTAAACTACGACGATACGAATTGAACACAAAAATCAATCGACAACACCTGCTACGTGGCATTTATGAATACCTTGAAGCGCGTGGACTTCTCAATGAAAAACAGAGATTGGAATCCATACAGGTCCCCATTGACGCAGTCTTTCAAATGCGAAGCTGGTCTCGACCGAAACTCAAAAAAATCATAAAACGCGCCCAACAAGAACAACTTGTCGAACTAGTTCATGAAAATCAGATGCAACTCACGGAAGCAGGGCTCAAAGAAGCAATTCGACTCGTACACGAACATCGTTTGTGGGAACTGTATTTGATCACATATGCCGATGTTGCTCCGAGTAAAGTCGATCAGGATGCCGATGCGATCGAACATGTCCTGGAACCAGAAGTGATCTCAGAATTAGAATCGTTGCTGGTTCAACAAACATCTGAAGGGGTACTTCAAAGTCCACACACGATAGAGATTGATCGAAACAAAACCAATTCACAAAATCCTCATGCTCGAAGGTTACGCTAATGAGTGGGTTGGAACAGTGGAACTGGTCTCTTGATGGGTGGATCATCGCCGCTGGCATTTTGTGTGCTGTCTCGTCGGCTCTATTGGGAAATTTTCTCGTCCTGCGGAAAATGAGTATGCTCGGCGATGCTATTACGCATGCCATTTTACCCGGTCTGGCAGCAGCGTTCTTTATCAGCGACAGTCGTAGTAGTATTCCGATGTTTGCTGGTGCAGTTTTAGCAGGTATCCTAACGGCGTTATTTACAGAATGGATTCGGAGCTTTGGGAAAGTAGACGAAGGGGCCTCGATGGGTGTAGTCTTCACCTCTCTATTTGCTTTAGGTCTGGTGATGATCGTGCAAGCAGCAGATCATGTTGATCTGGACCCGGGGTGTGTTCTATATGGAGCGATCGAACTGACCCCCCTTGATACAATCCTCATTTCCGGTTGGGAAATACCGCGTGTTGTCGTGGTGCTGTCTGTTGTGTTACTGATCAATCTTTTATTTGTGG
This window encodes:
- a CDS encoding metal ABC transporter permease; the protein is MRPYFLVFLLASFVPQSLVIAEDNAREIQSQQSITDRSITMPTWSDWKRVLFLQDYNTRIVILGTTLLGMSAGMVGSFALLRKRALMGDALSHATLPGIAIAFIVATTLGLDGKSLPVLLVGAALSGLMGIATILLIRNLTRLKEDAALGIVLSVFFGAGIALLGIVQQMETGHAAGLESFIYGKTASMVASDAWLIGSAGMTCMLISILLFKELTLLCFDEGFADSRGFPVVFLDMMLMGLVVVVTIIGLQAVGLILMISLLVIPPAAARFWTEKMVNMTIVAIVLGALSSMIGSAMSAIFPNLPSGAMIVLVSTAMFLFSMVFGVPRGILIRKLRRYELNTKINRQHLLRGIYEYLEARGLLNEKQRLESIQVPIDAVFQMRSWSRPKLKKIIKRAQQEQLVELVHENQMQLTEAGLKEAIRLVHEHRLWELYLITYADVAPSKVDQDADAIEHVLEPEVISELESLLVQQTSEGVLQSPHTIEIDRNKTNSQNPHARRLR